Proteins encoded together in one Etheostoma cragini isolate CJK2018 chromosome 11, CSU_Ecrag_1.0, whole genome shotgun sequence window:
- the itgb2 gene encoding integrin beta-2 encodes MYSSAQLSNTNVFVVLKMALCLLFLLLLLLAGNGVCQGEEVCSKSVINSCDDCIKSGPYCAWCQQLNFTKPGEQEAVRCDTQVKLTKRGCKREEIVSPENDQSVGKNNPLSASFNQQEPVQLSPQQISLKLRPGRPSTFTVSFKRVEGYPVDLYYLMDLSYSMKDDLEFVKNLGQDLFAALNKITEFAQIGFGAFVDKTVLPYTNTNQEKLLKPCDENDQQCQAAFGYRHVLSMTSEKDEFKNKVREQFISGNLDSPEGSLDAMMQAAVCGDKIGWRNSSTRLIVLTTDAGFHMAGDGKLAGILEPNDEQCHMENNLYTKSSDMDYPSVGQLAAQLEKNHIQPIFAVTKNVEMVFQELSKMIPKSEVGVLSSDSNNVVELIRSAYNRLSSKVTITHDNLPDNVRVVYTPKCDNPIPEGDSKGVCDNVQVGKEISFDVTVTAQSCIKDKSFTIRPLGIKDTLTVTLSTNCECGCKDTDSAINTHCNNKGKVSCGICSCNEGYIGQFCECSIGKKDEHSLRASCQRQNGTECEGQGECVCGRCQCHTTETGSSYHGDFCECDDEHCEKFDNQLCGGKGKCNCGICECFKGYEGSACQCMESVEACRTLNNSVCFGRGDCKCNRCECKEGYQQPRCQNCIGCPDPCLTKLNCIECLSFNSGPLKKNCTVACSGSINREMVDQFSIEKKKCHQKDTEGCWIRFNLEQLVGEDNYRAEVLKKRECPEPPSIFAIIGGSIASVALIGILLLMIIKLLLYIRDLKEFRKFENEKKKAKWAKADNPLFNKATTTVENPIFTGE; translated from the exons aaaatggctctgtgtttgctgtttCTTCTGCTCCTGCTGTTGGCTGGAAATG GGGTGTGTCAGGGAGAGGAAGTTTGTTCGAAGTCTGTGATCAACTCGTGTGATGACTGTATCAAATCTGGGCCGTATTGTGCCTGGTGCCAACAGCTG AATTTCACCAAACCAGGTGAGCAGGAAGCAGTACGCTGTGACACCCAAGTAAAGTTGACAAAAAGAGGCTGCAAGAGAGAGGAAATCGTCTCCCCAGAGAATGATCAAAGTGTTGGCAAGAACAATCCTCTCTCAGCGTCTTTTAACCAACAGGAACCTGTCCAGCTGAGTCCACAGCAGATCAGTCTTAAACTGCGACCTG GGCGTCCCTCCACATTCACAGTTTCTTTTAAAAGAGTTGAGGGTTATCCAGTTGATCTCTATTACCTGATGGACCTATCTTACTCCATGAAAGATGACTTGGAATTTGTCAAAAACCTTGGACAAGATCTTTTTGCAGCTCTAAATAAAATCACTGAATTTGCTCAAATAG GGTTTGGTGCCTTTGTTGACAAGACAGTACTTCCTTACACTAACACCAACCAGGAGAAACTGCTGAAACCGTGTGATGAGAATGACCAGCAGTGCCAGGCGGCCTTCGGCTACAGACATGTGCTTAGTATGACGTCAGAGAAAGAtgagtttaaaaacaaagtcagaGAACAGTTCATTTCTGGGAACTTGGACTCTCCAGAAGGGAGTCTGGACGCCATGATGCAGGCGGCTGTGTGCGGG GACAAAATAGGTTGGAGGAACAGCAGCACCCGGCTGATTGTGCTCACCACTGACGCTGGATTCCACATGGCCGGGGATGGAAAGTTAGCTGGCATACTGGAACCCAATGATGAACAATGCCATATGGAAAACAACCTTTACACCAAGAGCAGTGACATG GACTACCCTTCTGTCGGACAACTAGCTGCACAGTTGGAAAAAAACCATATTCAACCGATATTtgcagtgacaaaaaatgtggaGATGGTGTTCCAG GAACTCTCTAAAATGATTCCAAAATCCGAGGTGGGAGTTCTGTCATCAGACTCTAACAATGTGGTTGAATTGATTAGAAGCGCCTACAAT AGATTGTCCTCCAAAGTAACTATAACCCATGACAACCTGCCTGACAACGTGAGAGTGGTCTACACCCCTAAATGTGACAATCCAATACCAGAAGGGGACAGCAAAGGGGTTTGTGACAATGTACAAGTAGGAAAGGAG atttcttttgatGTCACAGTGACAGCACAATCATGTATTAAGGACAAGTCTTTTACTATTAGACCACTGGGCATCAAAGACACATTGACAGTGACCTTATCTACAAATTGTGAGTGTGGATGTAAAGACACAGACTCCGCAATCAACACACACTGCAATAACAAGGGGAAAGTCAGCTGTGGTATTTGCAG CTGCAATGAAGGCTACATTGGTCAGTTCTGCGAGTGCTCCATTGGCAAAAAGGACGAGCACAGCCTACGAGCGTCCTGCCAGAGGCAAAATGGCACGGAGTGTGAGGGTCAgggcgagtgtgtgtgtggcaggtgCCAGTGCCACACCACCGAGACTGGAAGCAGTTACCATGGAGACTTCTGCGAGTGTGATGATGAACACTGTGAGAAGTTTGACAATCAATTGTGTGGAG GAAAGGGGAAGTGCAACTGTGGGATATGTGAGTGCTTCAAAGGCTACGAGGGCTCAGCCTGCCAGTGTATGGAGTCAGTGGAGGCCTGCCGCACCCTCAACAACTCTGTGTGCTTCGGCAGAGGTGACTGCAAGTGTAACCGCTGCGAGTGTAAGGAGGGGTACCAGCAACCCCGCTGCCAGAACTGCATCGGGTGCCCCGACCCCTGCCTGACCAAACT gaACTGCATTGAATGCCTCAGCTTTAACTCAggtccattaaaaaaaaactgcactgtGGCGTGCAGTGGGAGCATTAATCGTGAGATGGTGGATCAGTTCtccattgaaaaaaagaagtgccATCAGAAAGACACAGAGGGCTGCTGGATCAGATTCAACCTGGAGCAGTTGGTGGGAGAGGATAACTACAGGGCTGAGGTCCTGAAAAAGAGAG aGTGTCCGGAGCCCCCCAGCATCTTTGCCATCATCGGAGGCTCCATTGCCTCGGTGGCTCTGATCGGCATTCTGCTGCTCATGATCATCAAGCTGCTGCTCTACATCAGGGACCTAAAGGAATTCAGGAAGTTTgagaatgaaaagaagaaagccaAGTGGGCAAAG GCCGACAACCCGCTGTTCAACAAAGCTACCACCACTGTGGAAAACCCAATCTTCACTGGTGAATGA